A genomic segment from Truepera sp. encodes:
- a CDS encoding NUDIX domain-containing protein: protein MRDPEVKVGFVASAAALEEFAASAEADARRLVVGALVADDGGRIYLQRRSLTRELFPGRWDLVGGHAEAGESVLQALARELAEETGWQLTAVGPVVELLDWEAGGTRRREIDLLVRAAGDLERPHLEQGKHDQGRWFGPAALPLLEVDPHADPWTLGVVARGFQLLRSWRPSER, encoded by the coding sequence GTGAGGGATCCTGAGGTCAAGGTTGGGTTCGTGGCCTCGGCGGCCGCGCTAGAAGAGTTCGCGGCTTCCGCGGAAGCCGACGCGCGCCGCTTGGTTGTCGGAGCGCTCGTAGCCGATGATGGCGGCCGCATCTACCTTCAACGCCGCAGCCTCACGAGGGAGCTGTTCCCCGGCCGCTGGGATCTGGTGGGCGGTCACGCAGAGGCCGGCGAGTCGGTGCTTCAAGCGCTCGCCCGTGAACTGGCCGAGGAGACGGGGTGGCAGTTGACCGCCGTCGGCCCAGTGGTCGAGTTGCTCGACTGGGAGGCGGGCGGGACGCGGCGGCGCGAGATCGACCTACTGGTGAGGGCCGCAGGCGACCTCGAACGGCCACACCTCGAGCAGGGGAAGCACGACCAGGGCCGCTGGTTCGGGCCCGCAGCCTTGCCACTGCTAGAAGTCGACCCCCACGCCGACCCGTGGACCCTCGGCGTGGTGGCTAGGGGCTTTCAGTTGCTGAGGAGCTGGCGGCCGTCGGAACGGTAG